In a single window of the Candoia aspera isolate rCanAsp1 chromosome 14, rCanAsp1.hap2, whole genome shotgun sequence genome:
- the LOC134505292 gene encoding mucin-2-like — MLDISTCSQMKKDILYKKAHTAFASQEGRSAYYPLIQPYLVGASVEELKKLARSQVAMDIDTFINLNPEELKKLSVQDVKDLLGVNLPHLKEVENHPSVAMWIKNHFQSELDTLGIGLMGGAASLSSTSMGSTVSSMSVGTNSNNAVTTNSPVIPIMESTFSSPGNIHITTTSSDLNPFIFRDVTEFHSTPIFKIAVTTNEMSYSIDNTQTTASAKDSKDAFPINVSSNVTAVPDNTMARTIVPTTARNTAVSTEITIDSKSTTTNRTNFPVSGTPVPFTARRINTTTSKELTTDSNNITANSTTTPSITIKSSISVPTEVVVPSLNITATLNETGDILVPTISTTSRIVVNGTTYRTVATDFNSSTASRTVLPSISTDSTTVVPTTSLNVTAISDGALFPSTARDFSTTISSKPVTDSNNTTVSAPVLTTVTLDSTTAVTTKTRAVSFNVSATLNDTISEMPIPYTAIDGNVIPSVETTVASDSNATSSHTAFPSTATDRDVTAGVSVTISHSPTISINFTVGADTTTRRTYLLSPVMPNITRTSSEQHSTPPKHVPTATNPASVSKKPIKITDKPPTASHKTTFHSQETAHKTAVPPRSSPNQTATKAAASAQSSSSKAPPRRKPPSYPTPNGYINVKPLSASASNTFSWTFLALSLTIEISIQKFL; from the exons ATGTTAGATATTTCTACTTGTTCCCAAATGAAGAAAGATATCCTGTACAAAAAAGCCCACACTGCATTTGCCAGCCAAGAAGGAAGAAGTGCCTACTATCCTCTTATCCAGCCATATCTAG tgggagCTTCTGTTGAGGAGCTGAAAAAGCTGGCTAGATCTCAGGTTGCTATGGATATTgatacatttattaatttaaatccaGAAGAACTAAAG AAACTCAGTGTCCAGGATGTGAAAGATCTGCTTGGTGTTAATTTACCTCACTTGAAAGAAGTTGAAAATCATCCTTCTGTTGCCATGTGGATCAAGAACCACTTTCAGTCTGAACTGGATACCCTTGGGATTGGTCTGATGGGAGGGGCAGCATCTCTGTCCTCCACTTCTATGGGCAGCACTGTGTCAAGTATGTCTGTTGGTACAAACTCTAACAATGCCGTAACTACCAACTCCCCTGTTATCCCTATCATGGAATCCACCTTCTCTAGTCCAGGCAACATCCATATTACTACCACCTCCTCAGATTTGAACCCATTCATTTTCAGAGATGTTACTGAGTTCCATTCAACTCCCATCTTCAAAATCGCTGTTACAACTAATGAAATGTCTTACTCCATTGACAACACCCAAACAACTGCTTCTGCTAAAGATTCTAAAGATGCTTTCCCCATCAATGTGTCTTCCAATGTTACAGCTGTTCCAGATAATACCATGGCTAGGACAATTGTCCCTACAACTGCAAGAAATACAGCTGTCTCCACTGAAATTACAATAGATTCCAAGAGCACCACAACCAACAGAACAAATTTTCCTGTGAGTGGAACCCCAGTCCCTTTCACTGCAAGAAGGATCAATACAACCACCTCTAAGGAACTTACAACAGATTCTAACAATATCACAGCTAATAGCACAACCACTCCTTCCATCACCATAAAGTCCTCTATTTCAGTCCCCACCGAAGTTGTGGTTCCCTCATTGAACATCACTGCTACTTTAAATGAAACTGGTGACATTCTAGTCCCTACCATCTCTACCACTTCCAGGATTGTTGTCAACGGAACAACCTACAGAACAGTTGCCACAGATTTCAATAGCAGCACAGCCAGTAGAACAGTTCTTCCTTCTATATCAACAGACTCCACCACTGTTGTCCCCACCACTTCCCTAAATGTCACAGCTATTTCGGATGGAGCATTATTCCCCAGCACTGCAAGAGATTTCAGCACAACCATCTCCAGTAAACCTGTAACAGATTCCAACAACACCACAGTCAGTGCCCCAGTTCTGACTACCGTCACCTTAGATTCCACCACTGCTGTTACCACCAAAACCAGAGCTGTCTCTTTTAATGTTTCAGCAACTTTGAATGATACCATCAGTGAAATGCCGATCCCTTATACTGCCATAGATGGCAATGTGATCCCTTCAGTTGAAACAACAGTAGCTTCTGATAGCAATGCCACAAGCAGTCACACAGCATTTCCTAGCACTGCCACAGACAGGGATGTGACTGCTGGTGTCAGTGTAACTATTTCTCACTCACCCACCATCAGCATAAACTTCACTGTTGGTGCAGATACAACCACACGCAGAACTTATCTTCTATCTCCTGTCATGCCCAATATAACCAGAACATCTTCTGAACAGCACTCCACACCACCTAAGCATGTGCCAACTGCCACAAATCCAGCATCagtcagcaaaaagcccataaaaatTACAGACAAACCGCCAACAGCATCACACAAAACTACCTTCCATTCCCAAGAAACAGCCCACAAGACAGCTGTTCCTCCACGGTCCTCCCCAAATCAAACAGCAACAAAGGCTGCTGCATCTgcacagagcagcagcagcaaagcacCTCCACGAAGAAAGCCGCCATCCTATCCAACACCAAATGGCTACATTAACGTTAAGCCACTAAGTG CATCAGCTTCAAACACATTCAGCTGGACATTTTTGGCATTGTCTCTCACCATTGAAATCTCAATTCAGAAGTTTCTCTGA
- the LOC134505419 gene encoding mesothelin-like protein translates to MPGQLSSLVREVKIKKANLSEEQLSCMARLLIKSNLTTNTSSYPADVLLFFPFSKIDHQSCEMFYALASEGNLSLLASGSFQRTRLLEDALCCFGVKNASLSKEQLQKLGGFVCDMEPATFTDSDPTILENLKQCPDLTAAQRKALNVLLGSGNTLYRAPASWDEATLENLGPLAFYLNHTTWNSINKEERTIFLKIVMDGYHSQSASPKAKRTLFLNSVRSKPASSPRTKRATESCLSAPITSSVLEDPLFIIQYDSAQQFDACLSGEVVKASLGPVLEQPLPNDYLAVVKKKLDKIYPDGIPEDQLRLLSFLSRQYSIDEIGSWNITSSDTLAALLNQKDGAWEMPQLRQLVVRYMELGGTLTGPLLDMLGGKYLCFLDEDQLREINPTSIR, encoded by the exons ATGCCTGGGCAGCTCTCCTCCCTGGTCCGAGAAGTGAAAATTAAAAAGGCCAATTTGAGTGAAGAACAG cTCTCCTGCATGGCAAGACTTCTCATCAAAAGCAACCTGACAACAAACACCAGCAGCTACCCAGCAGatgttctgctttttttccc CTTCAGCAAAATAGATCATCAAAGCTGTGAAATGTTTTACGCTTTGGCTTCTGAAGGGAACCTAAGTTTACTGGCCAGTGGATCATTCCAGCGGACCAGACTCTTGGAGGATGCGTTGTGTTGCTTT GGAGTAAAAAATGCCTCACTCAGCAAAGAGCAGCTCCAAAAGCTAGGAGGCTTTGTGTGTGACATGGAGCCAGCCACCTTCACAGACTCTGACCCGACAATCCTGGAGAATTTGAAGCAGTGTCCAGACCTCACAGCTGCTCAGAGAAAAGCCCTCAATGTGCTCCTGGGCAGTGGGAACACCTTATACAG AGCTCCTGCCTCCTGGGATGAAGCAACCCTTGAAAACCTCGGGCCCCTGGCCTTCTACCTAAACCACACCACCTGGAATTCCATTAACAAG GAAGAAAGAACAATCTTCCTCAAAATAGTGATGGATGGGTACCATAGCCAAAGTGCTTCTCCAAAGGCAAAAAGAACCCTTTTCTTAAACTCGGTCAGATCGAAACCTGCTTCCTCTCCTAGAACTAAACGGGCAACTGAAA GTTGCCTGTCTGCTCCCATCACCAGCAGCGTGCTAGAAGATCCGCTTTTCATAATCCAATACGACAGTGCCCAGCAGTTTGACGCATGTCTGAGTGGCGAGGTTGTGAAAGCCAGCCTGGGTCCTGTGCTCGAGCAGCCCCTCCCAAATGACTATTTGGCTGTGGTTAAAAAGAAGTTAGACAAG ATCTACCCCGATGGGATTCCAGAAGATCAGTTGAGACTGCTCAGCTTCCTCTCACGTCAGTACAGCATAGACGAGATTGGCAGTTGGAACATAACTTCCAGTGACACCCTTGCTGCTCTTCTGAATCAAAAAGATGGTGCATGGGAGATGCCACAG CTCAGGCAACTGGTTGTGAGATATATGGAACTGGGAGGCACACTCACTGGTCCCTTACTTGACATGCTGGGAGGCAAATATCTGTGTTTTCTGGATGAAGATCAGCTGCGGGAAATCAACCCAACATCCATTAGGTAG